Proteins from one Scylla paramamosain isolate STU-SP2022 chromosome 3, ASM3559412v1, whole genome shotgun sequence genomic window:
- the LOC135092747 gene encoding uncharacterized protein LOC135092747, translating to MHWILLRKYSGGGDEHHTRKQDTEEKALVMVRTEREKERKEAQAKRRNSRSADPGQNDHSLRIVAKIEVVEDKDPEELVVVGGDWHGGKGLESDTEYIVFIVTETRAGPYSEYFSCKPRIMRTANRPKEPAT from the exons ATGCACTGGATATTGTTGAGGAAatacagcggcggcggcgacgaacATCACACAAGGAAGCAAGACACTGAGGAGAAAGCACTGGTAATGGTTCGCacggaaagggagaaggaaaggaaggaggcgcaggcaaagaggaggaatagtCGTTCCGCTGATCCAGGCCAAAACGATCACTCGTTGCGAATTGTGGCAAAGATCGAggtg GTGGAGGACAAGGACCCCGaggagttagtggtggtgggaggcgaCTGGCATGGAGGGAAGGGTCTGGAAAGCGACACTGAGTACATTGTGTTCATAGTGACGGAGACCAGGGCAG GTCCCTACAGTGAATACTTCTCGTGCAAACCAAGGATTATGAGGACAGCGAATCGCCCTAAAGAGCCCGCTACTTAG